DNA from Petrotoga sp. 9PW.55.5.1:
CATATTTTTTCACATAATTCTGTATCTATAAATGTTTTAATTAACTCTTTTGTTTCTTTATCTAAATGTGCAGCCGCTTCATCAAAGATAAATAAATCGGAAGAATCTGATTTTATAAGTGCTCGCGCTATAGCTACTTTTTGTATTTCTCCTCCAGAAAGCTTTACCCCATTTTCCCCTACTAAGGTCTTATCCTTTAAAGGAAGGTTATCTATAAACTGCTTTAACCCAGATTTTTTTAGTGCTGTCTCGTATTTTTCCTCACTTACGTCTCCTGCTATTTTTATATTGTTCTCTATAGTATCGTTGAATAAGAATATTTTCTGTGAAACTATTGATATTCTACTTCTTAAAGATCTTTTTGAAAGTTTTTTCAAGTCTATAGAATTTATTAAAATTTCACCGTCATAATTGTCATATAAACCTAATATCAACC
Protein-coding regions in this window:
- a CDS encoding ABC transporter ATP-binding protein, translated to LILGLYDNYDGEILINSIDLKKLSKRSLRSRISIVSQKIFLFNDTIENNIKIAGDVSEEKYETALKKSGLKQFIDNLPLKDKTLVGENGVKLSGGEIQKVAIARALIKSDSSDLFIFDEAAAHLDKETKELIKTFIDTELCEKICIIIDHSDYFNDICNRTINLMLKPNNWSEQNV